CAACTGCTAGttggagaaacatctgaattgcagcaggaaaagaaagagaagttggtagtaatgtttcaaaataatgaaaGTGATGTAAAGACAATCTATGACTTAATGACTTCTACATACACCCCTCAAAGAAACAGCATCCAATCTGGAAAGGAAACCAAAGATTTACTTGATGAGTGGCCATATCTTTTTCAGCCAGCAGGAATGAAAGCACACTTTAAAGAGCTCACTGGCATTGACATAAACAACAGCTTTGAAGAATCTGCTTCCAGTAAGTTCAGAAGAATATTGGACTACTTTCAATTTCAGTGCACAGAAAGATGTTGCTGCTAACCCATTTCAAAAATGACCAAGACCACTTTCTTGTGATGGTAGAAGACACCTCTGTTCCAAGTGATATATGCTCAGAACAGCTTCCAGCAACACCATGTATAGTAGTGTGTGGTGGGTATTATTTACTATGATCTTGCAACACAATAATTCCTGGTTTTGGGTGATCAGAACTCACATTCTGTTAAATATTATGTCTTactgattttgtgttttttcaaaGGAGAGAACCCACTGACAGCCAGTGTGTACATGGTAGCAGTAGACCAGATGATTGTAAATGACCATCTCTTGAGTTTTACAGAAGCCCTGTATCTGATGTTCTCTCTTTACTATATATTGAACATCAGTTACCCTGTAGAACTGGGAGCCACACTAGAATTCTTGCAAAGGTATTTCATAGACTGCATTCCTTTGGTTAAGAAGCATACAACAATTATTTAAGGatattgtttgtgttgtgttttaaaggTGCATCTTTAGGATAAATCCTCATAAAGGTACCAAggtggaaaagagagagaaaaagagagcgtaCTCTGTCAACCCCAGAGTATTGAGTCTGACATCAAAAATTGCTGCATTTGATTGGGGAGAGTAACAGGTATAGAAGCTCTGTTGTCTTGTATAGTAGTGGTAGACTTCATCTTCTGTGTTTATCATTCATCGATGATAAAGTGGACCAAAGGACAATCATTTTTAGAATTAACTCCAATAAATGTGATGTAATTGTCTGTGGCCAAAACTGAGAGTATTTGGTTAAGGCTTGTTGCTGTCTCTGCTCTTCTTTTGGTTTGGGTTTTAATTGTAACTGTTTGTGTCCCCACAGATGTGGTCTTTCAGAAGATTGACATTTCGCTGAAGAACAGGACCGACCGACTTTTTGTACTTCAGTGCAGCGCTTTGTtgcttaaatcatttttattacctTGTGACGTGATTAggatttagtttatatttatttatttgattgggaCAGTGCATGTTAATGAACAAACATGGAatacatgcatgtaaacatgctgGATTGTAGCCAAAGGCTAATTTCCATCCGTAGTCCCACGGCTAAAATCACACGGGTCAcaaaacattacataataaaatttaCATCTACAGTTAGTACATCGTTTATCAATAAATTAGCTAAAGCCCCGTATACAATATTCACCTAATACTTGAAAATTCATTCAACTTCAAAATTATCAGAATCCAGGCccagtgtttttgtttcttttaaactgaacacatttgtgttctgaaacatGCTTTATCCATTTTCTCCATGTGACATGTTCAGGATTATCAGAATTaatgtcgatttttttttttttttttttaattgaacaaatttgttttctaaaacatGACTTTTGCTGGGAAGTGTTTTTCCATTGTTTGATCTTGAAGGTTTGCTATATAATAAAAAGCTGAAGTTGTTTACAGCAATACTCTGGCTACCATAATTTATtgtataacattttacaaaaatttgTGTTTCAAgagtatttttaattagtttttagcaTTACTTCTGTCACACAGTATACAAAGATGTCCCTCTAcatttggtttaaataaataaattcactagAAAAAGATTATGGCATGAAAACATGTAAGCCCAGATTTGCTAACTATTTGTGGCAGTGCACACTTTCTGAATGTGTCAGGGTTTTCAGAAGACATGATAGAAAGGCATATACAGTGATTATTGCATCTTTATtggatatgcatttgtaggaaaTTTCCTTTATGAAAGCGTCCCTTAACCCTTTTTGTGCCTGACCTGCCAGTAATGGTTGCTAAttgcacttattttttatttggtcattATGGAAGGGAGCTGCTGCAATTCTGTTCTTGCACATTGATAGTTTACTCgtagaaaacattcaaattcatcctgaagtTAGTTGTATTTTCTCTGCCAAAAACAATATTAGCACATTTTAAGTTAAGATGCTTGCTATTTACCTTTAAtgtgataaaactgaaaatctGTCTTGTACTCTCAGGTTGTATAACTTTCTTTGTGGTTAGcagaacaaattattttattttgactaatGTACACCGAGGAAGTTTAAGAACCACTGGCTTATAGATTTGGCTTTTTTgtgattaaatttatttatttgcaatgaaaatttagaaaatgtttgaaAAGTGGAAATAAAGTGCTTTATTAAGAGAagagtgtttattaaaaataaagtatttattgggTAGGCTTAGGGGTCGGTGTATAAGGGCTTTTATTCTCACAACAATGTAGCATccatttaacaattttaatataatCATTTGCACTCTGATAATTATTGGATCCTGTTAATCTACAAAAATAGTAAGGTGCAACTATCTGCCGATATAGATAGCATCTAATTAGTATTTACACTTACTGCAAATTTGATAattctatttattaaatgaaaattatttacacCTAATGTAAATAGCATTACGTAAAAATTAATTGGGTTGTAGCTCGTTGTCTAGGTGACTGTGATTTTAAATAGGTGTCATTTGTGTTTTAACGTTTAGCTCAAGAATAGGGAAGTTCGAATAGCCTATGTGAATATTACCAACTTCACTAAACTCCTTCTTGAGTTAAGAACTGACcacatttctttatatttgagTCCAAGTTCAAACACTATGAAACGCTCCATTAACGTATACGGAGCTCTGAAACACTGCCAGCGGGACATTAAACAGGAAGTGTCTGTCCGAGCTCAAAACAGGTTTTACGTGGGAACGCTAAGTTTCTCGGGTGAAGgcaaaagatttgcaaaaaaatttcCACCACCACGTCCCTTTGAGGGCTCCGTAGTAAATATCATCTACTGCTGGTTACTTCGGATTTTGATATGGAAATCATGACAATTAGCTTACCTTAACAAGGAATGATTTTCCTAAAGTGGTGTAACAAGTGGGTTGGacaggagtgtgtgtttggatgaggATACCAATAAGTGAAACGCATACTCGAAATGTGACCTCTTTAACCCATCTCAGTGAGGGGTGAGCacacacacccccggagcagtgcaGGGAGCAATTAGGATAAGTCGCAACACGCTGGCCGTGAGACTCGAACCGGCAACTCTTTGGTTACAAGcccgactctctaaccactaagctaCAACTGACCCCACAGTAATAAAATTCTCTAACAGCCACAAGAGAAAACTGATGCCTTTCACCATTAACCACAGCGGCAAAAAAACAACAGGTTTTATAAACAACACAGTCCAGCGCCAGATCGCTTCTTTAACAAACGAACGATATGTATGATATGCATAACAACAATAGTAGACAATAGTAGGCTAAACGCTGACTATAAATCAAGGAAACAACATCACCAATAAAGTTTAGAAAAGATGCGCAATTTAACCTAATGTCTTCAGTGGCACAGGCACTAGTGTGGAAGCCTCGTTTATTTGATGCTTGTTTCAAAGTCCTTGGTTCGAAACTGTAGTTTATACCTTTTGGTATCACAAATCACATcgaaaaggcatttattttcaacaaaaatgaaGTAGAAATAAAGTGtctaacgagtgtttaataaaacactttatactattattgcatcctgttaatgtacaCAATTACTGAGATGCAAACAGAATCTGCCAAAATATAGAATATCTAATTACTATTTACACTTATTGCAAACTTTCGCGACATTTACATgatgtaaatagaatatatagctATTTGTTTTTAGTGTAAATCACAACTGTTGCTTTTTGCACTTAGTGCATAGTCACTGCCTAATTCAACTGGAAAAATGTAGGCTATATTTGGtgttaatgtatgcatttttagtGGAATTTCACCGTTctgatgaaaatgagaaatgactgTGAAATTCTACTGGTTTTCTctgtaaaactaaattttttttcaaCTCTGACCAAAAAATATACAGGAATGTTTTTTTAAGGACATGTCAGGATAACAATAGACAACAACTATACtgttatttaaaggaaaatgtaatttttttgcagtaacaaatttaaatagttaaaaaacagGGAAAATGTACATTAGATGTAAAAGTTAGCATTTTTATGGAATTTCACAGTTCTGGTCAAAATGTCATAATACTGTTAAATTCTAccgttttttttctgtaaaaatccatttattttttacagtgtgccttAGAATGATAAATATATACTTGAAAACGTTTACAACTCTTAATAAAAAAAGGTGCTTCATGAATCCATAGAggaacctttttttgtttaaatggttcAGTTAAGtgcctttaacatctgaagaaaggttctttgtggagaAAGAAGGcttttcagattataaaaaagtaagaaagagaTTTTTCCTATAAAGAATCTTtgactgaatgtttttttgtggaaccaaaaatggttcttctagcatggcatcgctgtgaagaaccttttaagcgcTTTTATTTTTAGGGGAGTGTATATGGATGTTGACGTGAAGAAAGGAGAGGCTGTTAAAGGAGACTGTCAGGAaaactgttttattgtttgtttaagaAATTAGCATCAAAACGGAGAAGGTTTACCAAAAGAGAAATATGTGCATGCACACTGCCTCCTTCATTTAATATGACAGGGAAAACCGCTTTTGTGGACTTTAGAGAGGTTATATTTTGTAGAGGTTATAACAGCACAAAGTATAAGCCTACAATTTTCCATGGATTTATTTAAGACCgactgttaagaaaaaaaaaacgtaatgttACTTTGAATTTATACTACATACCATTCATAAATTATGTTGTGGAAGAGTTTTCTTGCAGTTGAGGGGAGGCTGgaaatgaatcattattttgaaTCAGCTCCTCCTGGTGCTGTGGCTCTGAAAGTTTATCTGAGGCAAAATAATCCCCCTCCAGAATGTGTTACAGTTAGTTAGTCAAAAAACTTTTCACTGTAAAATTAATTCTGCTTGTCTGTAAGTTAGGAGGTCTAGGTGGACATACGTTTTTACAAGTTCCATATATATATGCCATATATATGTGGGCTTTGAAAATCTCCAACCGTGGGAGAAAGATACGTGGGTTGATTTCAGATCACAGACCTCAGCTGTCCCCAATCTGCTGTTACGGTAGCTCTGAACATGAGGGAATCCCTCTTGCTCCGAGATCAAAGCATCGGAACAACAAGCTGCAGAGCAAATCGGACAGGAAAACCCTCTGTTTACCTCATCTAGGCAAGTCTTTTGAGGAAATGTTGAGAGAGACTTAAGggttacatatttatttttatttcactatCAAGAACAAGAAGTTTCCACATTTGACATATTAAAGGAGACTGTCAGGAaaactgttttattgtttgtttaagaAATTAGCATCAAAAGGAGAAGGTTTACCAAAAGAGAAATATGTGCATGCCACTGCCTCCttcatttaaatatgacagggAAAACCGCTTTTGTGGACTTTAGAGAGGTTATATTTTGTAGAGGTTATAACAGCACAAAGTATAAGCCTAAAATTTTCCATGGATTTATTTAAGACCgactgttaagaaaaaaaaaacgtaatgttACTTTGAATTATACTACATACCATTCATAAATTATGTTGTGGAAGAGTTTTCTTGCAATTGAGGGGAGGCTGgaaatgaatcattattttgaaTCAGCTCCTCCTGGTGCTGTGGCTCTGAAAGTTTATCTGAGGCAAAATAATCCCCCTCCAGAATGTGTTACAGTTAGTTAGTCAAAAACTTTTCACTGTAAAATTAATTCTGCTTGTCTGTAAGTTAGGAGGTCTAGGTGGACATACGTTTTACAAGTTCCATATATATATGCCATATATAT
This region of Carassius auratus strain Wakin chromosome 17, ASM336829v1, whole genome shotgun sequence genomic DNA includes:
- the LOC113117465 gene encoding uncharacterized protein LOC113117465 — translated: MPASFMGKLQNGGRPSCSERRKSVRIVASEILEVSKCPAKKHVSEIARQMVIAYPKSFRDEINSQVVGSGYDSLLKQLVCRIDNLKRAKAISIPLCGTLEVSTKKQKLLYGCINSDPQLLVGETSELQQEKKEKLVVMFQNNESDVKTIYDLMTSTYTPQRNSIQSGKETKDLLDEWPYLFQPAGMKAHFKELTGIDINNSFEESASKDTSVPSDICSEQLPATPCIVVCGENPLTASVYMVAVDQMIVNDHLLSFTEALYLMFSLYYILNISYPVELGATLEFLQRCIFRINPHKGTKVEKREKKRAYSVNPRVLSLTSKIAAFDWGE